Proteins from a genomic interval of Bombyx mori chromosome 8, ASM3026992v2:
- the MET1 gene encoding methoprene-tolerant protein 1, producing MNSSIGTGSNYEKCSKMATREPAEFLPVAVTTNCVYYDSQAASCGDSSSDSRSPETTSAKASDRASRIIAEKTRRSQYNALIHQMKSLLSDIAHSQRKVDKTSILRHAVNKLRNEHVFGDTIKCCHLETWSPAFLKFFDLIGGIMFAVTCRGRIFIVSPNIQEKLGYCHIDLVGQDFYKYVHEEDRETLRCHIYPPELQTGCDDQLFEHNHNFHIRLMRAGARSDHPRYEKCRISGMLRKSDRATGNEVQDEHVVRRQRVRNNRTFSSSGNDFVFIGMIRVLSSNLPARILPPTAYSEYWTRHLIDGRIVQCDQSISLAAGYMTDEVTGTSAFVFMHKEDVRWVICVLRQMYDQSREFGESYYRLISRSGHFIYMRTKGYLEIDKKTKKVQSFVCVNTVIGEEFGKRMMEEMKRKYSVIVGMDKQQQERVLTYDDAPVEHPKCLERIVMHLVEPSVSENVDELKLVPPSRENIISAIKSSEKVVQETGIRFESRKRKKNNIDDSYEYLKRHSGL from the coding sequence ATGAACTCGTCTATTGGGACAGGATCGAATTACGAGAAATGCTCTAAGATGGCAACTCGGGAGCCGGCAGAGTTTCTGCCCGTGGCAGTGACAACAAATTGCGTTTACTATGATTCACAAGCTGCAAGCTGCGGAGACTCTTCTTCAGATTCACGTTCGCCAGAGACTACTTCAGCAAAGGCTAGCGATCGTGCTTCTCGAATCATTGCAGAAAAAACTCGTCGCAGCCAGTACAATGCATTAATCCATCAAATGAAGTCTCTCCTATCGGACATTGCGCATTCCCAACGGAAAGTTGACAAAACTAGTATTTTGAGACACGCCGTCAACAAACTGCGTAACGAACACGTCTTTGGCGATACCATTAAATGCTGCCATCTAGAAACATGGTCCCCtgcatttttaaagttttttgatCTCATAGGAGGTATCATGTTTGCTGTCACTTGTCGGGGTCGCATTTTTATAGTTTCACCAAATATCCAAGAAAAATTAGGTTATTGCCATATAGATTTAGTAGGCCAGGATTTTTACAAATATGTTCATGAGGAAGACAGAGAAACCCTACGTTGTCACATTTACCCACCTGAACTTCAAACAGGCTGTGATGATCAACTTTTTGAACATAACCATAACTTTCATATTCGTCTGATGAGAGCAGGAGCAAGGTCTGATCATCCCAGATATGAAAAATGTCGTATTAGTGGTATGTTAAGAAAGTCTGATAGAGCTACTGGGAATGAAGTTCAAGATGAGCATGTAGTTAGAAGGCAAAGAGTACGGAATAATCGCACATTTTCCTCCAGTGGAAATgactttgtttttattggtaTGATACGTGTGCTTTCTAGCAACTTGCCAGCTCGAATCTTGCCACCAACAGCTTATTCTGAATATTGGACGAGACATTTGATAGATGGCCGGATAGTACAATGTGATCAAAGCATATCATTGGCAGCTGGTTACATGACTGATGAAGTAACAGGTACTTCAGCTTTTGTTTTTATGCACAAAGAAGATGTGCGTTGGGTTATCTGTGTACTTCGTCAAATGTATGATCAGAGTCGAGAGTTTGGGGAATCATATTACAGGTTAATATCTCGTTCTGGTCACTTCATATATATGAGAACTAAAGGATATCttgaaattgataaaaaaactaaaaaagttcAAAGTTTTGTCTGTGTTAATACTGTTATTGGTGAGGAGTTTGGAAAAAGAATGATGGAAGAAATGAAACGAAAGTACTCAGTTATCGTAGGAATGGATAAACAACAACAAGAAAGAGTGTTGACTTATGATGATGCTCCGGTTGAACATCCAAAGTGTCTTGAGCGGATTGTAATGCATCTTGTGGAACCTTCCGTAAGTGAAAATGTAGATGAACTGAAGTTGGTGCCTCCTTCTAGAGAGAACATAATTTCTGCTATCAAAAGCAGTGAGAAAGTGGTTCAAGAAACTGGTATACGTTTTGAATcaagaaaaaggaaaaaaaataatatagatgACAGCTATGAGTATTTAAAAAGGCACAGTGGATTGTaa